A window of Dysidea avara chromosome 1, odDysAvar1.4, whole genome shotgun sequence genomic DNA:
TTCTGGTAGATGGAAGTAGTCAGAACAGAACCCTGTTGAGCCCAGCAAGCTTTACTAATGATAAATCTGACCTGTGTGAAACAAATGAATTGGAATTTAGTAGATCCTGGGAAGCAGAGGAACAACAGGATGCCAACCAACAGGTTTTAGATGTTCAAGGACGGCTTAAGAAAAGTGTCAAATTTTGGGCAGAGGTCCTACATGCTCCAGCCCCAGTGCTGGAGTGGATACGAGATGGGTACAAGCTTCCATTGCTCTATGCACCGGCCCCATACTAACATAGTAATCACAGCTCGGCTTTAGATCACCATAACTTTGTCACAGAGAGTATCAAGGAACTTTTAGCTAATAGGTGCGTGAGAGAAGTTAAAGAAAAACCCTTTGTCTGTAGCCCATTATCAGTTGTGACCAACCACGAAAGGAAATGTAGGCTAGTGCTTAACCTCAGAGTTTTAAATCAATACTTACGTAAGGATCATTTTAAATATGAAGACCTGAGAACCGCTATGCTGATGCTCAGCAGGGGTGACTATCTGTTCAAATTTGACCTGAAGTCAGGATACCATCACCTGGATGTATTTGAGCCCCACCAATGCTATCTAGGGTTCGCATGGGACTTACATGGGGAACAATCCTATTTTGTTTTTACAGTTTTGCCGTTTGGGCTATCCTCTGCCTGTTACGCATTCACAAAGTTGCTAAGACCCTTAGTAGGATACTGGAGGGGTCAAGGCATGAGAGTGGTTTTATACCTAGATGATGGTATAGTGGCTGCCGAAGGGCTGGACAAGGCTAATCAAGCTAGCGGAAGAGTGAGGCAAGACCTAGCTAGTGCTGGTTTTATAGCTAATGAGCAAAAATCTCAGTGGAACCCTGTGCAGCAGCTAGTTTGGCTGGGCTTTGAATTAAACATGCAGGAGGAACAGCTCCTTATTCCGAAGACAAAATTATCACCCCTTTGTGAGTTGTTGGAGTCCCTAAACCATAGACAGTTTATTCCCGCCAAAGTTTTGGCCAGCCTAATAGGAAAAATAGTGTCAATGTCTCTTGCTCTAGGGCCAGTAACCCGCTTAATGACGCGCAGCTTGTATGCTACACTAAATTCCAGGGGATCATGGTGCCAACAGCTGGCCCTATCACAAGACGCAAAAGCAGAAATCCAGTTCTGGCGGAACAACATCAGCCAGTTTAATGGGCTAGACCTGTGGCCTAAGCCCTCAGCGGTCAGGGTGGTTTACTCTGATGCCAGTAATACTGGTTACGGCGGCTATACAGTGGAGCACAGGGGGCAGATAGCAAATGGTCAATGGTCTAAAGAAGAGGCCAGGCAGAGTTCAACATGGAGAGAGTTGAGGGCAGTTAGACTGGTATTGGAGTCCTTTGAGCAAAAATTACAAAACGAAAGGGTCCGTTGGTTTACAGACAACCAAAATGTGGTGAGAATTGTGTTGCATGGGAGTAAGAAACCTGCCCTCCAACAAGAAGCCCTAGCAATTTTCGATACTTCAGTGAAGGGGAGGATTCGCCTGGAACCAGAGTGGATCCCCAGGGAGGGCAACCAAATTGCTGATTACATAAGTAGGATAGTGGATCACGATGACTGGATGCTTAACCCAATGGTGTTCAGCGAGTTAGATGCCTTGTGGGGGCCTCACACAGTAGATAGGTTTGCTGATGAGTACAACACTTAACTTCCCCGGTTCAACTCCCGCTATTGGTGCCCAGGCGTGGAAGCCAGTGACACTTTCACGTGCGACTGGGGCAGTGAAAACAACTGGTGGTGCCCTCCTCTGTTCTTGGTTCCCCGTTTACTGGGACACGCCAGGGAATGTATGGCTTCAGGTACCTTGATCATTCCCCAATGGCCCTCCGCCCCTTTCTGGCCCCTGTTGTGGCCCTCCGCCCCTTTCTGGCCCCTGTTGTTCCCCAGTGAAAACCACCCGGCACGTTTTGTAGTAGAGATACGGGAGCTCCCCAGAATAAATCACCTATTCCTCCCAGGTCACTCGGGGTCCTTGTTATTTAAGGGCATCCCCAATACAAAGGTTTGGGCCTTGCGTTTAAGTTTCCGTACTTAAATTATGGAAAGGTGTACTTAGTCCAAACTTCCGATATGTTACCTCAAGGGATCACAGTCTAGGAACTATTGAGTAGGACCCAAAAGTGGGCAGGACGGTTGAGTATGACCCGAGTGTGGTCGCAGTCTAGAGGACTGTTGAGTATGACCCAAGTGTGGTCGCAGTCTAGAGGACTGTTGAGTATGACCCAAGTGTGGTCACAGTCTAGAGGACTGTTGAGTACGACCCAAGTGTGGTCGCAGCCTAGAGGACTGTTGAGTATGACCCTAGTGTGGTCGCAGTCTAGAGGACTGTTGAGTATGACCCTAGTGCGGTCACAGTCTAAAGGACTGTTGAGCATGAACCAAGAGAGGTTGCAGCCAGTATGGGAGGACTGTTCAATAAGACCCAACCCGGTCAACGGGGATCTAAAGGTGGCAGAAGTGCCAGCAGGGGTCCTAAGCACGGGGCAGCATAGGGAGATTAACAAGCCGGTAAGCGGAGCTACATAACTGTATGGTTTTGTTGGTTCTGTAGAGTTATTCTCACGAGAGGTTTGGTCGGCAGTGAAGGATATGGAGGACCCAGAGCTCCAGGAGCTGGCAGGGAAGCTCCCACAAACTGTGATGCACAGTAGAGCAGATTCCACAGTGAGGAAATACC
This region includes:
- the LOC136247941 gene encoding uncharacterized protein, producing MRVVLYLDDGIVAAEGLDKANQASGRVRQDLASAGFIANEQKSQWNPVQQLVWLGFELNMQEEQLLIPKTKLSPLCELLESLNHRQFIPAKVLASLIGKIVSMSLALGPVTRLMTRSLYATLNSRGSWCQQLALSQDAKAEIQFWRNNISQFNGLDLWPKPSAVRVVYSDASNTGYGGYTVEHRGQIANGQWSKEEARQSSTWRELRAVRLVLESFEQKLQNERVRWFTDNQNVVRIVLHGSKKPALQQEALAIFDTSVKGRIRLEPEWIPREGNQIADYISRIVDHDDWMLNPMVFSELDALWGPHTVDRFADEYNT